A single Thermanaerothrix sp. DNA region contains:
- the fliN gene encoding flagellar motor switch protein FliN, whose translation MGEDFLSQDEIDALLTGGKPSGGGGGGAVTLDEMEVLKEVASTAASAVGGVMGMLAGRSVSVSVGLCESAPQNSVVEKVGAMSIFAFSMAWDGLDDAPARLVTTDRGALTLADLMMGGDAKELPEEPNDLYLSAAQEGFSQLIGSALTSISGMLKGARLAPKDTSGGLSDFSWVPFDSLPVTEEAWIARLDVAVEGVDPFSIFVVLPAGSAKELANRIREASAPQEKPHEAPRSAPSPQQPVAPRPSQAAPEAAFAPRSASISTAPVDVRPAEFAPLGGQEVAVSSSAIDLIADIPVRITVELGRARKTIADILNMSPGSVVELNRMAGEPVDVLVNGKLIARGEVVVIDESFGVRITEIVSRAERIRSMGV comes from the coding sequence ATGGGCGAGGATTTCCTTAGCCAAGACGAGATAGACGCCCTTCTGACCGGCGGCAAGCCTTCGGGAGGGGGCGGCGGCGGGGCTGTAACCCTGGACGAGATGGAGGTGCTCAAGGAGGTGGCCTCCACCGCGGCTTCCGCCGTGGGAGGCGTGATGGGCATGTTGGCTGGGAGGTCCGTGTCCGTCTCGGTGGGGCTTTGCGAATCGGCGCCTCAGAACTCGGTGGTGGAGAAGGTGGGGGCCATGTCCATCTTCGCCTTCTCCATGGCCTGGGACGGCCTTGACGATGCCCCCGCCAGGCTGGTGACCACCGACCGGGGGGCGTTGACCTTGGCGGACCTGATGATGGGAGGGGATGCCAAGGAGCTGCCGGAGGAGCCCAACGACCTCTATCTTTCCGCCGCCCAGGAGGGTTTCAGCCAGCTGATAGGTTCCGCCCTCACCAGCATAAGCGGGATGCTGAAGGGGGCGAGGCTTGCGCCGAAGGATACGTCCGGCGGGCTTTCGGACTTTTCGTGGGTGCCCTTTGACTCCCTGCCGGTTACGGAGGAGGCCTGGATAGCCCGGCTGGACGTGGCGGTGGAGGGGGTGGACCCCTTCTCGATCTTCGTGGTGTTGCCCGCGGGCAGCGCCAAGGAGTTGGCAAACCGCATAAGGGAGGCCTCGGCGCCTCAGGAGAAGCCCCATGAGGCGCCGCGGAGCGCTCCATCGCCGCAGCAGCCCGTCGCGCCGCGGCCTTCCCAGGCAGCTCCGGAGGCGGCCTTTGCCCCCCGAAGCGCCTCGATCTCCACCGCTCCCGTGGACGTGCGCCCCGCGGAGTTTGCCCCCCTTGGAGGGCAGGAGGTGGCGGTTTCTTCCAGCGCTATTGACCTGATAGCGGATATTCCTGTTAGAATAACTGTTGAGCTCGGTAGGGCCAGAAAGACCATCGCGGATATATTGAACATGAGCCCCGGCTCCGTGGTAGAATTGAACAGGATGGCCGGTGAGCCGGTTGATGTGTTGGTCAACGGTAAGCTCATAGCCAGGGGCGAGGTCGTGGTCATAGACGAGAGCTTCGGGGTGAGGATAACCGAGATCGTGAGCCGGGCGGAGCGGATCCGCTCCATGGGCGTCTAA
- the fliM gene encoding flagellar motor switch protein FliM, with amino-acid sequence MVPEVLSQNEIDSLLQALSSGSVDLASIEKQDDRKIKVYDFRRPDKFSKDQLRAIQMIHDSFARQLTTSLSTLVRSMVSAEVVSVDQLAYDEFIRSLVQPTVMGVLEMYPLSGNAVLEMNPHLVFSIIDRMLGGKGEPIRKPRDLTDIERTVVERVMLKILEHLEESWSTVVDIRFRFESMESNPFFVQICPGSDMVLLVTLKIQVGETEGIMNLCIPYFVMEPMIDKLSSQHWFASTGRKNVEGARDAIEARLHQVAVPMALELGHTVLTLGDVLQLREGDVIRLDGKTSDPLGLRVGNRVKFLCEAGTFEKHYAARILEVLSGEGLAHHGED; translated from the coding sequence GTGGTACCGGAGGTTCTCTCCCAGAACGAGATAGACTCCCTTCTGCAGGCCCTGTCCAGCGGGAGCGTGGACCTGGCGTCCATAGAGAAGCAGGACGACAGGAAGATAAAGGTTTACGACTTCAGGCGCCCCGACAAGTTCAGCAAGGACCAGCTCAGGGCCATCCAGATGATACACGACTCCTTCGCCAGGCAGCTGACCACGTCGTTGTCCACGCTGGTGAGGTCCATGGTTTCCGCGGAGGTAGTGTCCGTTGACCAGCTGGCCTACGACGAGTTCATAAGGTCCCTGGTTCAGCCCACGGTGATGGGGGTGCTTGAGATGTACCCCTTGAGCGGGAACGCGGTGTTGGAGATGAACCCTCATCTGGTGTTCTCCATAATAGACAGGATGCTTGGCGGCAAGGGGGAGCCCATAAGGAAGCCCCGGGATCTTACCGACATAGAGCGCACCGTGGTGGAGCGGGTGATGCTGAAGATCCTGGAGCACCTTGAGGAGAGCTGGAGCACCGTGGTGGACATACGGTTCCGGTTTGAGAGCATGGAGAGCAACCCGTTTTTCGTGCAGATATGTCCCGGCAGCGACATGGTGCTTTTGGTAACGTTGAAGATTCAGGTGGGGGAGACGGAGGGGATAATGAACCTGTGCATCCCCTACTTTGTGATGGAGCCCATGATAGACAAGCTGTCGTCCCAGCACTGGTTTGCCTCCACGGGAAGGAAGAACGTGGAGGGCGCCAGGGATGCCATAGAGGCGAGGCTTCACCAGGTGGCGGTGCCCATGGCGCTGGAGCTTGGGCACACGGTGCTCACCCTTGGGGATGTGCTTCAGCTTCGGGAGGGGGACGTTATCCGGCTTGACGGTAAGACGTCGGACCCCTTGGGGCTTAGGGTGGGCAACAGGGTCAAGTTCCTGTGTGAGGCTGGAACCTTTGAAAAGCACTATGCGGCGAGGATCCTCGAGGTATTAAGCGGGGAGGGGCTCGCCCATCACGGGGAGGATTAA
- a CDS encoding response regulator, with amino-acid sequence MGTRVLIVDDAAFMRMMLKDILTKNGFEVVGEAENGKVAVQMYSELKPDVVTMDITMPEMDGLAAVKEIKQQDPNAKVVMVSAMGQQAMVIEAIRAGAADFIVKPFQPDRVLEALSKALS; translated from the coding sequence ATGGGAACCAGGGTTCTTATAGTAGATGACGCAGCCTTCATGAGGATGATGTTGAAGGACATCCTTACCAAGAACGGCTTCGAGGTGGTGGGCGAGGCCGAGAACGGTAAGGTCGCGGTTCAGATGTACTCAGAGCTTAAGCCCGACGTGGTCACCATGGACATAACCATGCCGGAGATGGACGGCCTGGCGGCGGTTAAGGAGATAAAGCAGCAGGATCCCAACGCAAAGGTGGTTATGGTCAGCGCCATGGGCCAGCAGGCCATGGTCATAGAGGCCATAAGGGCGGGGGCGGCGGACTTCATAGTTAAACCCTTCCAGCCCGACAGGGTGCTGGAGGCCCTGAGCAAGGCCCTATCCTGA
- a CDS encoding flagellar basal body-associated FliL family protein → MAKKAVIFVVVGVVVLLLGIGGGVMVGLKFFGPDKPKEKLLPPGPTVSVGNFTINLADPEPHLIQLGVTLEMEDPDAAALLSDAGWMSRVKNEIILTVKDRRYDELKSSEGAQILAQDLRGRLNSLLPRTKKDDKVAVRQVLFDQFMLQ, encoded by the coding sequence AGGGGTGGTGGTCCTGCTCCTCGGCATAGGAGGAGGGGTGATGGTGGGGCTTAAGTTCTTCGGCCCCGATAAGCCCAAGGAGAAGCTTCTGCCTCCGGGGCCCACGGTGTCGGTGGGGAACTTCACCATAAACCTGGCGGACCCGGAGCCCCATTTGATACAGCTGGGGGTTACCCTGGAGATGGAGGATCCCGATGCGGCGGCGCTGTTATCCGATGCGGGCTGGATGTCCAGGGTTAAGAACGAGATAATACTTACCGTGAAGGACCGGCGCTACGACGAGCTCAAGAGTTCCGAGGGGGCTCAGATACTGGCCCAGGATCTCAGGGGGCGGCTTAACTCGTTGCTTCCCAGGACGAAGAAGGATGACAAGGTTGCGGTAAGGCAGGTCCTCTTCGACCAGTTCATGTTGCAGTAG
- the fliP gene encoding flagellar type III secretion system pore protein FliP (The bacterial flagellar biogenesis protein FliP forms a type III secretion system (T3SS)-type pore required for flagellar assembly.) produces the protein MSLKRGLLLGAALCAILAGCAHAQPVPPTLPVPALRIGVDAARSQQDVALTLQIVALMTVLSMAPAIVLMLTSFTRILVVLGFVRNAMGLQQIPPNQVIASLALFLTFFTMAPVWDQVYKGALVPYMRGQISAERAFQGAEGPVRAFMLRQTREQELSLMVRLAKMKQPKNQDQVPTRVLIPAFILSELKTAFQMGVVIFIPFIVVDMIVSSVLMSMGMIMLPPMMISLPFKVLLFVMADGWDLVIASLVTSFK, from the coding sequence TTGAGCCTTAAGCGGGGTTTGTTATTGGGGGCGGCGCTTTGCGCTATTCTGGCGGGGTGTGCCCACGCCCAGCCGGTGCCTCCCACTTTGCCGGTGCCTGCTTTGAGGATAGGGGTTGACGCCGCCAGGTCCCAGCAGGATGTGGCGTTGACGCTGCAGATAGTGGCGCTGATGACGGTTTTGAGCATGGCTCCCGCCATAGTGCTCATGCTCACCAGCTTTACCAGGATATTGGTGGTCCTGGGGTTTGTAAGAAACGCCATGGGGCTTCAGCAGATACCCCCCAATCAGGTGATAGCGTCCCTGGCGCTGTTCCTCACATTCTTCACCATGGCTCCGGTGTGGGACCAGGTCTACAAGGGGGCCTTGGTTCCATACATGAGGGGGCAGATATCCGCGGAGCGGGCCTTTCAGGGGGCGGAGGGTCCAGTGAGGGCCTTCATGCTGCGCCAGACAAGGGAACAGGAGCTGTCCCTAATGGTGAGGCTTGCCAAGATGAAGCAGCCAAAGAACCAGGACCAGGTGCCCACCAGGGTGCTCATCCCCGCGTTCATCCTGAGCGAGTTGAAGACCGCCTTTCAGATGGGGGTGGTGATATTCATCCCCTTCATCGTGGTGGACATGATCGTATCCAGCGTTCTCATGAGCATGGGAATGATAATGCTGCCCCCCATGATGATATCCCTGCCGTTCAAGGTGCTGCTCTTCGTAATGGCGGACGGATGGGATCTGGTGATAGCCAGCCTCGTCACCAGCTTTAAGTGA